In Bos taurus isolate L1 Dominette 01449 registration number 42190680 breed Hereford chromosome 17, ARS-UCD2.0, whole genome shotgun sequence, the genomic window GGTGACGAGAGGCTGACAGGAGGCTGGAGGTTGGTAGGGGGGTGCCAAGCGCAGTTCCCTAGTCACGTCTCACAGCCAGTCTCACTGGCACCAGAGACCCACAGTGCTGCCCGAGCAGGTCACGCTCCCCGCCCGGCTGCCCTGCCATGAGTCCTCGTATCACAGGCTCCCCAGGGTGGCGCTCTGACCCTGGCCCCAGAACTGCCAGCATCCCTGAGCCCACGCTGCACTGGGTCGCCACCCACACGGCTCGTCACCGTGGGCTCTGTCCCGAGTGTGAAAGACGCTGCCCGTTTCAGTCTTCACGGCTGACGCCTGAACGTCCGTGTCCGTCCCCTGAACTCAGTGGGACGGAGGCCACATGTCCGTCTCGGACACGCGTGATACAGGCATGCCCCCCTGCACTGGAGACACGCTCAGCATCCGAGCAGGCGTGGGGCTCCTCACAGCGCTGGCACCCTGCTGCACAAATCCCAGGAACCAGGAGGTGGCCACTGTTCCCAGCACACAGCCCCCCACGGGGGTCTCAGAGCCGGGAGGACCCAgctgtccctccctctccttgcACAGAAATGCCTGTGGACGGAGCTGCAGCCACGGCTGATGGGCCCTGGTTGCCAGAGGGGGCCCCCTGCGCCTTCTTTATACTCACCTCTGCTCCAGGGGTCCCGTACACGCACCCCCACCGCTCACAGTCACAGAGGACTCCTGGGGCACACGGGGGGGACCCAATAATGAATGTCCTTCTGAAGGGGTGGGTTATTCTGCACCCAAGAACGGGTTCCATGATGTGGAGCCACACCTGTGCCCCGCCTGGGGCCCAGGGGGAGGCGCCGAGATGCCGCAGGCCGGGTCAACAGCACCCAGCAGCGGGCCGGCCATGTGGCCCCAGAGGCTACATCATTTCAGCAGAAAAAAAAGACCTCTAAAGAAGGAGAGTTCTTCTTGGTTTAAggatatgtattttaaaagcatctACAAGAACGTAAGCGTACAAAATGCTAACACCGCCTGTGTCTAACTCAATATTAAAGTCTGGATGTAATTTACAGTCTCTATTTAGAATCAAACCTGTGAAATGTCTTTTGATATAATCCACGTTTTCTAAAAACGACTGGGTGAAATTCTGAGGGAAGGAGTGGTGAGTGGCCGTGGCAGGAGGGAACTGTGGCCGAGGTGCGTGGTGGTCACCAGAGcagggccggggtgggggtgggggggccgcCTGATACACCCCCGGGTGTCCCTACGGGTCAGAGCTGCCCCTGGAGGGTTCATCTGAGGAGCCTAGCCCTTGGGATAGCCTCCTGGGCCGCTGTCCCCAGGCCTGCCCGGCTGCCCACAGGGACACTGCATGCTGGGTGGACCGGCTCCGAGCCTGGTGCTGACGGCAGGGCAGGCGAGGCTGGAGGTGAGGGCTCCGTGTCCCACGCTAGGCGGAAGCTCCCAGGGGCCTCTGGACTGTTTGGGTCGGTCACCCGTCCTTGTCCTCAGGCAGAGGGAGGTGCCAGTCTTCTGGGGGGCTCTGCCTGGGTGCCCACACCAGGCCGTGCTTACGTGCAGCCCGAACTCTGGCCCGCTCGCTCTCACACAGGGACCGCTGCAAAGGAGACTGGGTCACGGGCAGCCCCACACGCACCCACCCACATGTGCAGCCCAGCACACGCTGAGACCACTCCCGTCCAAGCTACCGTGAACACCTATGGTGTGGGCGCGTGCTTCTGGGCCCCAGGGTCTGATGCTTTCAGTTGACCTGATCAGCTTCACCAGCTGAGAAAGGTTGGGGGCTGAGCCGTGAGGAGAGGTGAGCCTGAAAGCGTGGCCAGAGGCAGGGAAGAGGGCAGAGAGCGACTGACAGCAGGTGCTGCCCCCACCAGTAACCTCGGGGCAGCAGGTCACAACCTCGATGGGGCCTGGGGTTTTCTAGGTGCTGTGATGGCCACTTTACATGTAGAATTTCACCTCCTCCACCTGTTGGTGTGTAAGAGCAAccagaaatgcaaagcaaacgTGGAAGCCCTGCAGACCTCCAGCCCGGAGGTGAAGGTCCACTCAAGGCTGGCCTAAAGAAGGAATAATCGCCTCCTGGCAGATGCACCTCCTGCTTTCCTCATTACATGACATACTGCGGGCACCTTTCCACAAGTGGGTAGGTTACTAAACGGCTGTGGAGTACTCTGCAGTGGGGAAGATGTTCGTTACCTGGTCAAATGTCTACTACTGGACATCAGGTCACTTTGTGAACTTTCAACTGTCACCCAATTACCTCCCTAGGATAAACTTCCAGGAGTAAAACTCTGAGATCAAAAGGCATGCATTTGACATTTAGATAATCAAAACACCCCACATTCCACCAGCACTGCCCAGGTGCTCAGACTCTCCAAACCCCAGTGGATGTTTCACTGGGCAGAAACCACTTACTGTCATTTTAAATGTGTATCAGGCCATTTGATGCCCTTTCAGGGTGAATCCCTTCTCTATGCCTTTTGTCCACTTCATTGTGAAATCCATTTATCTTACTGATATATAAGAGCTATCTTTACAAGCTGTGTATAAAGGTTATTGATTCCTTGTCATATAGACCCGCCAACTTTCTCTTCCACTGCTCAGGGACTGGGCATTTACACTCGCCAGTCCTGCGAGCTCTGCACCCTCACAGCTCCGCTCCACTCTTCCCGCCATCAGCTCCAGGGCACCACTGTATCCCTGACTAGGATGTAGGAGCCAAGAGGGCAGAGATTGTGTTCTAACTGCTGCTGTACGTCCAAGAGCGTCCAAGCGGGAAGCGTCTGCTGGACGGATGGACCAAGAGCCCCTCCTGACTGGCCTCCCGTGCCTGTACCACGCCCTCTCCCAGCCTGGCTGTCAGACTGACCTTTGAATGATACAAATCAAAGCACACGCGGAGGGCTGCGCCCGAACCCCCTGTTCAAGGCCCGCCCCCCGCGCCCAGCGCCCAGCGCCCAGCGCCTCTGGTTCCCGGCCTTCCGGGGCTCGGCGGGCCCGGTCGGGTCACCTGGCCTCACCTGGGCTTCGGCGCTGCGGCGCTCCTCCCACTCGCGGCAGCTGGCCAGGTCGCGCCGCCACTGCCCGCAGGCCGGCCGCTCGCCGTGGACGTAGTAGTGGCGCAGGAAGTGCCCGGCGCTGCGGCAAAGCTCCCACTCGGCGCGGTAGGCCTCGCACGGGCGCGGCGGCTGCGGGGGCGGGCACGGGGGCGTGAGCGGGGGACCAGgtgcccgcccgcccgcccgctccgACCGGCAGACTCGGGTCCCCGGGCCCCCAGAGCCCACGGAGCTTACCCGCCAGCCTTCACCTTCCGCCATGTTCAGGAACCGCCGGACCCACCTCCTGAGGCCCGCGCCGCAGGACTGACGGGCAGAGGGACCAATGAGCGGCGAGATTTTGCCAGAAGCTCCTCGCCCACCTCCTTGAGATGCGCCAGTGAACGGGACATCCGGGTTGGTAGCCAATAACAGCTGGGGGCGGGGACCGAAACTCGAGGTGGGCGGGACCGAGGCCGGTGTGGGCGGGGCAGTCTCTTCCCGCAGCCTTCTTTTCGTCACCTCGGAGATCCCGTCACTGAAATGGATCAGCGCACCCGGGAACCAGTGCCGTGCGGTCAAGCCTGCGGCTGCGGCTGTCCCTCCCGTGTCCCTTCGAGGGCAGGGTGACTCCCGAGGGCGTCCAGGCAGGAAGCGGGGCGGAG contains:
- the C17H22orf39 gene encoding synaptic plasticity regulator PANTS isoform X2; translation: MAEGEGWRPPRPCEAYRAEWELCRSAGHFLRHYYVHGERPACGQWRRDLASCREWEERRSAEAQRSLCESERARVRAARKHGLVWAPRQSPPEDWHLPLPEDKDG
- the C17H22orf39 gene encoding synaptic plasticity regulator PANTS; its protein translation is MAEGEGWRPPRPCEAYRAEWELCRSAGHFLRHYYVHGERPACGQWRRDLASCREWEERRSAEAQADSLPPGPEGEPRVAGAGPNAVTGILTRNQGTERPHGDTR